A single window of Aspergillus flavus chromosome 4, complete sequence DNA harbors:
- a CDS encoding YAP-binding/ALF4/Glomulin, with amino-acid sequence MAEEEDPIVQALPPATDYLTYLTLLEYQLTPARLPTLHKLLQDEVLTTNIGWDLVQLLLPMLPQSLECLQDIARLGNPREVILRVSEALMQLQPEDEDDDDDDDEENETAEPAAAHDTEPVDTELKAATDRDAEKSNIQNNLPRHVLKFNALVAMLSILHSRIQTKSPSRFFATSLQAVLEAYTLMPTNETTLALLEFFRDVSPSKRPAPPPRAASESSVLRVSEASAPDPEAEVQSPNPSNNEPALIKRFLQFGLIELIKSYILSFSGPMDPGMSWTIRLQEKLQTRHLTGQVSETEVFANNKELSERDMILGKITALSRDFGLDDKQLLAVVSQPADKHPQPLDFDEPPRNVEEIPLERHGALLLLAARAAMAELFSSGQVTPIAVFPELAQIFDNFVGAHDKPDEIAFGQPQALLDSLLTLTVFSMQRSIGEPSTEIEFRRFILSLTACTTRQSYNSIRRIPGTILHSHPSHIVRFKTIRLVLEDDRFQLIRDSAIGWLKDEILDANKKPSGSPESDIFINPHYFSILFPLLFNSSELLLNVSSDIVASWIKFSQTLTPSIHAALSLYYILLSSSTLHAQLQLEKTYIYFRNRFLEPLKSLLHAFESDLTQNGGDGKIESAVGENMCQVGMARSVGLVSHAVEQVEDAVGDAFVGADDELQEPSMDDVARVDKIRKETAL; translated from the exons AtggctgaggaagaagaccctATCGTTCAGGCCTTGCCCCCAGCAACCGATTACCTCACTTACCTTACCTTGTTGGAGTACCAATTGACCCCCGCTCGCTTGCCCACTCTCCACAAGCTCTTGCAAGATGAGGTCTTGACAACCAATATTGGCTGGGATCTAGTCCAGCTGCTGCTGCCCATGCTCCCTCAGTCACTCGAATGTCTCCAGGATATCGCCCGCTTGGGTAATCCTAGGGAGGTCATCCTGCGGGTGTCCGAAGCCCTGATGCAACTGCAAcctgaggatgaggacgacgacgacgacgacgacgaagagaatGAGACAGCAGAGCCCGCCGCCGCTCATGATACAGAACCCGTCGATACGGAACTGAAAGCCGCGACCGACAGAGATGCGGAGAAGTCGAATATACAGAATAACCTCCCACGGCATGTCCTGAAGTTCAATGCCCTCGTTGCCATGTTATCCATCCTTCATTCTCGCATCCAGACGAAATCTCCGAGTCGCTTTTTTGCAACCTCTCTACAAGCCGTATTGGAAGCGTACACCCTGATGCCGACGAACGAGACAACCCTTGCCCTTCTGGAGTTTTTCAGAGACGTGTCTCCTTCCAAGCGGCCTGCACCACCACCCCGTGCTGCAAGCGAATCCAGCGTGCTAAGAGTCTCCGAAGCTTCTGCGCCAGACCCAGAGGCAGAGGTTCAATCGCCTAACCCGAGCAACAACGAGCCAGCGCTCATCAAGAGATTCCTCCAATTCGGTCTGATCGAGCTGATAAAGTCCTACATACTGAGCTTTTCGGGGCCTATGGATCCAGGAATGTCATGGACAATTCGTTTGCAGGAGAAACTTCAGACAAGGCATCTGACGGGCCAAGTGTCGGAGACGGAGGTATTTGCCAATAACAAAGAACTAAGTGAGAGGGACATGATTTTGGGGAAAATTACG GCTCTTTCTCGAGACTTCGGGTTGGATGACAAGCAGCTTCTTGCAGTCGTCTCGCAGCCGGCGGACAAACACCCTCAGCCGCTAGACTTCGATGAACCACCTAGAAACGTGGAAGAGATTCCGCTTGAGAGGCACGGtgctttgcttcttttggCTGCCCGAGCTGCGATGGCCGAACTATTCTCATCGGGACAGGTCACCCCGATTGCCGTCTTCCCTGAGCTGGCTCAGATATTTGACAACTTTGTCGGTGCTCACGATAAGCCGGACGAGATTGCCTTTGGGCAGCCTCAGGCACTACTGGACTCTTTGCTGACATTGACCGTCTTTTCTATGCAACGATCAATCGGAGAGCCTTCCACCGAGATAGAGTTCCGACGCTTCATCTTATCCCTAACTGCTTGCACAACGCGACAAAGTTACAACTCCATCAGACGCATCCCTGGAACCATTCTCCACAGTCACCCGTCTCACATTGTCCGCTTCAAGACTATTCGCCTGGTCCTTGAAGATGATCGTTTCCAACTGATCAGGGACAGTGCTATAGGGTGGCTGAAAGATGAAATTCTTGATGCTAACAAAAAGCCCTCTGGCTCACCGGAATCCGACATATTCATCAACCCACATTacttctccatcctcttcccctTACTCTTCAACTCGTCGGAGTTACTCCTAAACGTCTCCTCCGACATCGTAGCATCATGGATCAAATTCTCTCAGACTCTCACACCATCCATCCATGCCGCCCTAAGTCTCTACTACATTCTTCTGTCATCCTCCACCCTCCATGCTCAACTCCAACTCGAAAAAACCTACATCTACTTCCGCAACCGCTTCCTGGAGCCACTGAAGTCTCTCCTCCACGCCTTCGAGAGTGATCTCACCCAGAACGGCGGCGACGGCAAGATCGAATCTGCCGTCGGCGAGAACATGTGTCAGGTAGGCATGGCCCGGTCCGTGGGCCTCGTCTCTCATGCTGTAGAACAGGTGGAGGATGCCGTGGGCGACGCCTTCGTTGGTGCCGATGACGAGCTGCAAGAACCCAGCATGGATGATGTTGCGAGGGTTGACAAGATCCGGAAGGAGACAGCTTTGTAA